The following coding sequences are from one Manis pentadactyla isolate mManPen7 chromosome 13, mManPen7.hap1, whole genome shotgun sequence window:
- the IRF1 gene encoding interferon regulatory factor 1 isoform X1: MRSERSNCGPGRPAFQDCLAPGELVWGWSRSGRGVPAVAPGRRRPAGGGGEQQPPCTSPSPLALQQPDFPEVMRRCRPIGGLAALWGAGPGPGWGNPAKCLDFSPAPLSRQSAPLFRRGRTCARGGPSEASGSRAKPRPAARSGPATRASSAFSSRPAGIALLARAAKEEMTFQIPWKHAAKHGWDINKDACLFRSWAIHTGRYKAGEKEPDPKTWKANFRCAMNSLPDIEEVKDQSRNKGSSAVRVYRMLPPLTKNQRKERKSKSSRDAKGKAKRKSSGDSSPDTFSDGLSSSTLPDDHSGYTAQGYLGQDLEVERALTPVSPCAVSSTLPDWRIPVEIVPDSTSDLYSFQVSPMPSTSEATTDEDEEGKLTEDIMKLLEQSGWHPTNVDGKGYLLNEPGVQPTSVYGDFSCKEEPEIDSPGGYIGLISSDLKNMDTSWLDSLLPPVRLPSIQAIPCAP, encoded by the exons ATGCGGAGCGAAAGGAGTAACTGCGGGCCGGGGCGCCCGGCTTTCCAGGACTGCCTTGCTCCCGGCGAGCTGGTGTGGGGGTGGAGTAGGAGCGGACGCGGCGTGCCCGCGGTCGCCCCGGGGCGGCGGCGCCCGGCcggagggggtggggagcagcagcCGCCCTGTACTTCCCCTTCGCCGCTAGCTCTACAACAGCCTGATTTCCCCGAAGTGATGAGGCGGTGCCGGCCAATAGGCGGCCTCGCGGCTCTTtggggggcggggccgggcccgGGCTGGGGGAATCCCGCTAAGTGTTTAGATTTCTCGCCGGCGCCGCTCTCCCGGCAGAGCGCGCCACTCTTTCGTCGAGGTAGGACGTGTGCCCGAGGCGGACCGAGCGAGGCCAGCGGGAGCCGAGCCAAGCCCAGGCCAGCGGCTCGCAGCGGCCCCGCGACCCGGGCATCCTCTGCCTTCTCCTCGCGCCCAGCCGGAATCGCGCTCCTCGCGCGTGCTGCAAAG GAGGAGATGACCTTCCAGATCCCGTGGAAGCATGCTGCCAAGCATGGCTGGGACATCAACAAGGATGCCTGTCTGTTCCGGAGCTGGGCCATTCACACAG GCCGATACAAAGCAGGGGAAAAGGAGCCGGACCCCAAGACATGGAAGGCCAACTTCCGGTGTGCCATGAACTCCCTGCCGGACATTGAGGAGGTGAAGGACCAGAGCAGGAATAAGGGCAGTTCTGCTGTGCGTGTGTACCGGATGCTCCCTCCCCTCACCAAGAACCAGAGGAAAG AGAGAAAGTCCAAGTCCAGCCGAGATGCCAAAGGCAAGGCCAAGAGGAAG TCGAGTGGGGATTCCAGCCCTGATACCTTCTCTGATGGACTCAGCAGCTCGACCCTGCCTGATGACCACAGTGGCTACACAGCTCAGGGCTACTTGGGGCAAGACTTGGAGGTGGAGCGTGCCCTCACTCCAG TGTCCCCATGTGCCGTGAGCAGCACGCTGCCTGACTGGCGCATCCCAGTGGAAATTGTGCCAGACAGCACCAGTGACCTGTACAGTTTCCAGGTGTCGCCCATGCCCTCCACCTCTGAAG CCACAACAGACGAGGATGAGGAAGGGAAATTAACTGAGGACATCATGAAG CTCTTGGAGCAGTCCGGGTGGCACCCAACAAACGTGGATGGGAAGGGATACCTGCTCAATGAGCCTGGAGTCCAGCCCACCAGTGTTTACGGAGACTTCAGCTGCAAGGAGGAGCCAGAAATTGACAGCCCAGGGG GGTATATTGGGCTGATATCTTCAGATCTGAAGAACATGGACACCAGCTGGCTGGACAGCTTGCTGCCCCCAGTCAGGCTGCCCTCCATCCAGGCCATCCCCTGTGCACCGTAG
- the IRF1 gene encoding interferon regulatory factor 1 isoform X2, which produces MPITRMRMRPWLEMQINSNQIPGLVWINKEEMTFQIPWKHAAKHGWDINKDACLFRSWAIHTGRYKAGEKEPDPKTWKANFRCAMNSLPDIEEVKDQSRNKGSSAVRVYRMLPPLTKNQRKERKSKSSRDAKGKAKRKSSGDSSPDTFSDGLSSSTLPDDHSGYTAQGYLGQDLEVERALTPVSPCAVSSTLPDWRIPVEIVPDSTSDLYSFQVSPMPSTSEATTDEDEEGKLTEDIMKLLEQSGWHPTNVDGKGYLLNEPGVQPTSVYGDFSCKEEPEIDSPGGYIGLISSDLKNMDTSWLDSLLPPVRLPSIQAIPCAP; this is translated from the exons ATGCCCATCACTCGGATGCGCATGAGACCCTGGCTAGAGATGCAGATTAATTCCAACCAAATCCCAGGGCTGGTCTGGATTAATAAA GAGGAGATGACCTTCCAGATCCCGTGGAAGCATGCTGCCAAGCATGGCTGGGACATCAACAAGGATGCCTGTCTGTTCCGGAGCTGGGCCATTCACACAG GCCGATACAAAGCAGGGGAAAAGGAGCCGGACCCCAAGACATGGAAGGCCAACTTCCGGTGTGCCATGAACTCCCTGCCGGACATTGAGGAGGTGAAGGACCAGAGCAGGAATAAGGGCAGTTCTGCTGTGCGTGTGTACCGGATGCTCCCTCCCCTCACCAAGAACCAGAGGAAAG AGAGAAAGTCCAAGTCCAGCCGAGATGCCAAAGGCAAGGCCAAGAGGAAG TCGAGTGGGGATTCCAGCCCTGATACCTTCTCTGATGGACTCAGCAGCTCGACCCTGCCTGATGACCACAGTGGCTACACAGCTCAGGGCTACTTGGGGCAAGACTTGGAGGTGGAGCGTGCCCTCACTCCAG TGTCCCCATGTGCCGTGAGCAGCACGCTGCCTGACTGGCGCATCCCAGTGGAAATTGTGCCAGACAGCACCAGTGACCTGTACAGTTTCCAGGTGTCGCCCATGCCCTCCACCTCTGAAG CCACAACAGACGAGGATGAGGAAGGGAAATTAACTGAGGACATCATGAAG CTCTTGGAGCAGTCCGGGTGGCACCCAACAAACGTGGATGGGAAGGGATACCTGCTCAATGAGCCTGGAGTCCAGCCCACCAGTGTTTACGGAGACTTCAGCTGCAAGGAGGAGCCAGAAATTGACAGCCCAGGGG GGTATATTGGGCTGATATCTTCAGATCTGAAGAACATGGACACCAGCTGGCTGGACAGCTTGCTGCCCCCAGTCAGGCTGCCCTCCATCCAGGCCATCCCCTGTGCACCGTAG